The sequence TGAACTGTTAATTAAGCGAATAATTGGCTGTGAAATTAAAATTATCATTTAAACTTGCAGCCAATTAATCTTGAATTTTTTGGAGGTTTTGAAATTAAAAGAAAATCAGAATTATGAATATGTGTATATTAAGGTTATATCGTTTTTGAAAGTTCAAAATTACTATTTTAAGGCATATGATGAATTGAAACTGAAAATATCCAATTTAAAATAAAATAAACCTAAGTTATATTGGAATTAACTTAAAATACGTGTATTCGCCGATTATTTTATGGAGGTATAAAAATGTGTGGAATAGCAGGTGTAATATACAAAGATAAAAAAACTCACCCCGTAGGAAAAGCATTAACATCAATGTTAGAATCATTACAACATAGAGGACCGGATTCCGCCGGTTATTCAATCTACGGCAGTTTAGATTTACCTGAAAATCATTATCAATTAAACATTGAAGTAAAAAGAAGAAGAGGTGTATTAGACAATTTAAAATCACAATTAACTCAAATAAGCCCAATATTTAAAGAGCAATTAATTGAGTCTGTAGGAGGTTCAGACGTATTTAAATGTGAAATAGCATTGGATGACTATTCTCTTTTACAGCCATCTATAAGAGAAATTGATGAAATAGAAAATGTAAGAGTCATCAACGGTTCACATTCATTTGAAATGATAAAAGACGTAGGTAAAGTAAAATACATTGCAAAACGGTTTGATGTTGAAAATAGAATGGGAACACATGGAATAGGACATACCCGTTTTGCAACAGAAAGCGGAGTAGACCGTTATCATGCACACCCTTATCAGAGTTACATCATACCCGATATAACCGTAGTGCATAATGGGCAAATTACCAATTACTGGAAAATAAGAGATTCATTAGAACGGAAAGGACATGCTTTCGAATCATTTAACGATACCGAATGTATTGTTCATTATATGGCAGATAAACTTAACCAAGGTTATAAATTAGAAGAAGCACTAAATCAGGCAGTAGTTGATTTGGACGGTCCTTTTTCAATATTGGTGGGAACACCAAAAGGCATAGGTATTGCAAAGGACAAACTTGGCCTTAGACCTGGAGTAATGGTGGAAACTGATGAAATTTTTGCAGTGGCTTCAGAAGAAATGGCATTGCATAATGTCATCGATTCTGATCAAATAGAGCAAATAGCTCCAGGTGAAACAAGAGCTTACACCATTTAAAGGAGGTTTATCTATGAAAGAATACATTATTGATGCAAAAAAGATGGATGAGAAAGAACTGAATCGTGCAATAAAAAAACAGGCTACATACCATGATAAACTCATCATTAATAATCCCGAATCCAGACACAATATCTGTGCAGGGTTAACTGAAGACGTGGATATAAAAATCAACGGTTCTGCAGGTTATTTTGTTGGAACAATGATTAATGGATCAAAGATACGCATAAACGGAAATGCCGGCTGGTTTGCCGGAGACAATATGACAAAAGGAGAATTAATCATTGAAGGTACCGCCGGTGATGGTGCAGGACAAGGAATCTATGGCGGAACAGTAATAGTAAAAGGAAGCGCAGGTTCAAGAACCGGAGAAATCATGAAAGGTGGAACAGTAATAATCGGAGGAAATAGCGGATATATGACAGGATTGCTTATGATGGGTGGCAAACTCATAATACTTGGCGATGTAACCGATGATGTCGGCGAATCAATTATGAGAGGAACCATATATGTTCTTGGAAATGTGAAAAGTTTGGGAAAAAATGCCATTATGGAAAAAACCACACTTGAAGATCAAAAAAATCTAAAAGAGATTTTAACAAAATACGATTTTGAACTAACTGATATCGATTATACAAACTTTAAAAAGATTACCAATATACAATAGGAGCTAA comes from Methanobrevibacter sp. and encodes:
- a CDS encoding glutamine amidotransferase, encoding MCGIAGVIYKDKKTHPVGKALTSMLESLQHRGPDSAGYSIYGSLDLPENHYQLNIEVKRRRGVLDNLKSQLTQISPIFKEQLIESVGGSDVFKCEIALDDYSLLQPSIREIDEIENVRVINGSHSFEMIKDVGKVKYIAKRFDVENRMGTHGIGHTRFATESGVDRYHAHPYQSYIIPDITVVHNGQITNYWKIRDSLERKGHAFESFNDTECIVHYMADKLNQGYKLEEALNQAVVDLDGPFSILVGTPKGIGIAKDKLGLRPGVMVETDEIFAVASEEMALHNVIDSDQIEQIAPGETRAYTI
- a CDS encoding tributyrin esterase, whose product is MKEYIIDAKKMDEKELNRAIKKQATYHDKLIINNPESRHNICAGLTEDVDIKINGSAGYFVGTMINGSKIRINGNAGWFAGDNMTKGELIIEGTAGDGAGQGIYGGTVIVKGSAGSRTGEIMKGGTVIIGGNSGYMTGLLMMGGKLIILGDVTDDVGESIMRGTIYVLGNVKSLGKNAIMEKTTLEDQKNLKEILTKYDFELTDIDYTNFKKITNIQ